Genomic DNA from Lycorma delicatula isolate Av1 chromosome 5, ASM4794821v1, whole genome shotgun sequence:
TCACATTAAAGCGATTGACCGTACTCTCAGAGACCTTAGGTCATATATTAAGATAGGAGGGCAAACCTTTTGTCTTTGCTGGAGATTTTCGGAAAATTTGTCAGTGCGAGCAAAGTCGTGACGGCGgatgctagtgtatatatataattaatacaccTATACAAAAAAACATCTATTAAATGtagatattataaaagtaatcagttaatcattaaataaaaaggaaacatttttgcaattctttttcttcttatgactagatataaaaagttttataataaaacatttgtagATCTGAATAATAgccttaaaatgtaattataaaaatgaaagaaatctaatataaaaaagaaatttttataagaaattccattataaaaaaattagtctttagTAATGCACAAACTGATTAAAAATCTGCATTGTCATccttaagaatatttatttcttgttgcgtgattatcattttatttttattttttagaatgctgtgtaaaaatcaaatttaaaatttatttattagcttaaaagaaattttaaattataactacaatttcataacgaaaataaaatctaaaatatttctgtatttatgagatcattaaaatagtaacattattttatctgTTGATCCATCTATCACTTCCCTATCAACTCATATGCTCTAGGGTACTATTACTCTACGACTGAAGTATTATCCTGTTAGCCTAAACAatagaataataaagaattatacttcgtttattatgattttaaaaccaATACATTTCTAGTAGAAATACTGCTTACTCACAACACTGTCAGGattaattaatggaatttttcttaaatctgCAATACACACGCAGTATAGTAAAGATTCTTGCAGGTGGCCTAATAGAGCATTCGtaacattttttctatgtttGTTTTGGGAAACTATCTTGTAACATAATCGTACTATCCCTCCCTACTTCCTATTTactgttgcatttttttttaattcctacaaCTACTACATATTCAAAgctttttctctttatattattgCTATTtccatacatttatatattttttacattataagatTTCCCATAGTTATGATAGTGTTTAAAATGTATGGAATTTATGCTTTATATCAATACGTGACGTGCACGTGTTTACAATAACTACatataaaatatgcaaaattatttatgaattaaagtcTGGATGCTAAAGttattatgaagtaatttttataatatctattttaaaataatcttataaaaataaaatctattaaaattacacacttattgaagttaattttattaataaaataatataatattaaaaataaatgagcctataattattttttgacaaaaaactttcatattttttttatgttaaaaaaaatttatataaattttcaaacggAAAgtattatcagtaatttttcaaaaaaatctataaataaataactactaaaaTGTATTTGATGAATACAGTAAAATTACCGTTTGGTAATTTTCGTTTCataagatgtaaaatattttacatgaactATGGTTTAGGTAGATTTTTTACAAGCCTAGTAACTAAATTTTCTGATATAGTTAAACTGAATTTAAGGATAAGGTTCTACtggaaaaattgatttaaaaaatatgtttcttataaGGTTTAATTACAATATACAGGGGCGTTCTCAATTTtcattcgataaaaaaattataaattgaattgtataattattatgaaaatatttttttaaataaaatgttaaatcgcaaaatatatttttagaatttttaatgccCGTACAATTATTCCTATAGTTAGTCCTTTTGCTCTATAGAACTCAAACACCATTAATCCAAACAGTTCTCATAtgcctgttactttttaattaaagtataacaAGTATTCTTTtcatgaattatataatttagtaagGATCGTCCACAATGAAGCTTATTccagtctttaaattttttttgtcattttaaatattaaatttaaactcgaattaagaaaaaggataattatataacttttttttaattttatatttacacgcAGCCATTTGAACCATAAAcctaattacaaaaaacaataataacaacgaTGAAGTCAACTGATTGCATGACTGTATTATCTAGTCAGACATCAGGAAGACAGACCAGGATAGTCATCATATATAGGCGGTACACTGGCTCACTGTTGACTGTGCGGTCAAGTTATAAGAGGTTAGATACACAGAACGCACCCAGGACCATATTTCCGGTGGGTGAGGGACGCCGGAAACGTTGTCTTTACTTCACCTGCAATTGCTTCTTACATTAGTATCTTTTCACGTTATATAACGTAGTTACTTTAATATAAACAGGATCGTTGATTTGTTGAACTAGGAGATagaaatcaaaagtttttttacgcaTTTTTGGATAACTTTTACGAAACAATTGTCTGGGAAAATTGAATGGGAAAATAAGAGAATTCGGGAATAAGTTTGGATATAgaaacaggaaaacaaaaataaaaactagaaaataaccGATTACATTAGGATAAATTgtatttcgttttctttttaaatttaaaaatttaaatttattattaataaggtcctgctcacaaaattttattacttccagattaaaaatacttttcacttCTTATAGTACAATAGTAATaggttcttaaaaataatttactagctcggaaacattaattaatttaacttacttATTAGACTAGATACTAAATACTCGCTCACACACAAACACAGGACACACACATACGAGTATAAATACctacatttaattcattatatcaAAGAAATACAAACGCGtcaattataatattctttattttttattcgtcgATGATTTCATACTTCATAGTTATATTTtccctttgaaaaaaaaagtgtaaaatgtaTCTTATGGGATGAACACGAAGGCACATTTccatgtaaacaaaatattgtttcttaAGCTCAAAAACttgatgaataaacaaataataccgTTCTTTTATTATTCGAGTCTTTGTAAGACACGTGGTAAATAATGTTCTAcagtcataataaaataataatgcttcgctattaatattttttataatactagaaAGGATTATTATTCAACTATTATTGTCTAAAAacgtatttttgaaaaaataaacatgttatacTTTTCACCTTGGTGCTTCTCAAACCTAAATcgcattaatttcattaaattcacataacttcttgaaaaataacgtttaatatataatttcccCTCCCATGTTATGTCAGACTTGCCTAACACATCCTTTGTTCCTGTCCTATCttcctgttctttttttatttctaattactgTACTatactaaaacttttattaattaaaaacgtgaaaaagaagtaatattttaattttattaatatatctcgTGAATTTAGAAATTCTATTCAAAAATTTACCCACTAAAGGAAAAAACGAAAATTgtctaaaattttaagataaatataatttattaaaataaaaatcgactTGATATGACAAGCAATCTCTTTCATCTGCTTgcttattttgaaaaagtaattagattaatttatttcataatctcttttaaaaaaaaatgtttaatttataaagaaaataatgaaaacattgttttaatttaaaaaaattaaatttagtgaaaatgaaactttcaaaattcaaactttcaaatattatttattttaatgtctttcAAATCAtcagtaacataatttttcaaataagaaaaaaatttcttaaaatttgagaaaaaattaatttaatttaatagtatagTGTAGATAGAAGATAAATTTGCTATTTTAGAATCTTACTTCGTGTTATTGTAAAGCTGTATTACCTAATCAATGATAATAATTCTACGGacgttaaagaaaatattatgaagttAAGATGACAGTGATGGATATTTAAATGCTTAGTTCGGTTTGTAAAACGTGACACAATGAATATATCTAAGTAAGCGTCGTAATTGTCATCAGTTTATGtgcaattacattttattttctttctttacttcgttTACTAGATAATAAGTAAGTAGATAGATGAATATACCGACAGAGAATAAAGCTGCCAGAAGTAAACTACGACAAAGTGGTTAAGCAAACCGACAAGGAATAAGTTTTGCGATCTCTGAATTTCTGGTAGCAGCTAGCAAGCCGCTAGCTTTTCGAACTAACATACTCTTCTACTAGTCACCACCGGCAGCATTATAATTACTACAGTCGTATATAATGTAGCGTGTCAACACTTGCGTGCACACGCTGTAACCTCCGttctaaaaacattacattatatttacaatcataGCTTCATCGgaaaattatttcacatattttgtttttttaagataaaaataataaataaaattccatataaGTGTAATAATCAGTTCGGAATTTTAAGACGAAAATTTGTCTTAAAATGTTTATCTATCAGGTAAtctaagttaagaaaaaaaaacactgctgGGATAggttatattacttaaatatttttatagctaaaTACTATTGCATGAGTGACTTTACGTATGTAATGAGGATCTAATTTGTAAACTATGagacagtaataattgaaaaactattaGACTTACGTCATATAATTGTAGACATCACGCGATTCATTTCCGATTTGGGGCTCCTCATATGTCTATTCGATAGTGTTGTCTTTTTAAAATCCACATCATATAACCGTATTTCTTTTTCCATTAATGTTCTGCCttcctagaaaaataaaaataaataaataaagaaaagttcatagtatcatttttttatttttaaccattgttatgaaataaaaatagtacagcctatattattatgaaatatatatattattaacgtaatttttattttaaaaatataacctggaaatataaaaatttatctttttttacatgaattatttataaataactcagtcttttaataaaaattaagaaaatatgatgaatcactaattttttttattttatttcagatccaaacttattttaaaagtgaAGATAACGTTCGAAGTTTGCAAATAAAACCAAGTTATATGCCATGGTTGCCGTTATTTGCAAAAGATGAAACAAAAGTTAAGGAAGAAATAGCAGCTGCTATAAGCGGTTCAGATGTAAGTAGCTACAtatactttaatacatttttaaaaaatttactcataTAACGGTTTATTCATTTATAGTAGCACACTATAATACTATTActgtgtagtagtagtagtagtattatttaactattattttatatatatctgttGTCTTTTACATAatctaacatgtatttttttaaagaaaatttaaattaataacagataataatataataacagatTTTCACAATAGAAATGGTAgagtcttaccttttttgatatcagtatcgttatgttaaaaacagttttatttttatgatataagtttttttttttaagcagaagaaatggtatctgcgagactcttaacatacgatttacaatttcattgtaatttatggatttattattaaaatttattgccttagaacaaacaaactgaattttacggccagtttttttttgtagatagtcatatcatttacttcataccatatttttcattttttaataaaactaatgtacgaatcgaaaatccgttatgtaatattgcacttattactttgtaagtgtaacgttctatttttatcgttaaattcgatttgaccaatcgaatttatttctgtgttatttatttcttatttaataaaactatagtataatctcttgtaaactaatatttttattttttattatttttaaagtaatgggaattaaaaataaattgtttcatcttcattacttttatttacttaagaggatttactattaaaataagcaatagtatatattttttttaattttattatttcaagtacattatcaagtttttgtgaGCTACTTAGTACTaccaagtactgctatctagagGCGCGATACGTaaaggtacatttaaaaaaatgatatatttgagTCCCGCGGTTTATCAAATGGAAAAAACGTTATCTAAGAAAATTCTAGGTATTTTTTGAACGTATTCCTTATTACTAATCTTATTGAtcgaaaatataatgttttcacgctaatttttttccccattttcatttcactgttgggttaggtcatgtttagaactgtaaacgtagttcgttgatttcgtcgcctcttaccgacgaagttcttaCGAACTCCGtgatacagtaatatttttccatataatactaccgtagtatttaaattttgaaaaaaaaattatttatgctgtttttaataaaaaaaaaaagtatatatatataaaccaattaaatttatcttgtattaaattttagctacttgtcttaaataataataaatataataattaactaatattcttattttctaacgtttagttttttttttttatagtatagaaCCGCATTACAAAATTCTTATGAATGGTTGCAAAGAGTAGCTGTCGGTTTAGAACAATTGTATTTGGATCAGTATAATTCAAATGCAGAATTCCACAAAGAATTTGAAAGTGCTCTTCAGGCAATGAAAttggtaagtttaaaaaataatataatataaataataattacttatacaattatttggtaatataagcaaattttttataagtaaaaatttaacaagtaaCAGCCTGGTACAGATACTAGTAGATGAGATActactacaatattttttatatatattttttttaattattgcagttaaaGAAAAAGATATGAAGATTAAACTTCTatactaaaattttgaatttttagtcAGATAATTTTCAAAGggcaaaaaggttttaaaaaaccatgtaatttaaatagtttttcctgAGTTGCAATTTAAAAGTAACCACATTATCACAttaatttatcacatttattctataaatgtgataaattaaacaaaatttgataaatcattattattctgaCTGATGAAATGGCAGATGTAActttgtaaagtttaattttttattttaataattaaaaaaaaagaagcaaaaacaTTTAACCAATAGATTCAtagattctttaattatttctgggatatgttaacattattaaataattttctttattaaataaaatatcgtcctagcataataatataatttcttatttgtcacattatgtttttcagttaaaccacaaactgaaatatttaaaaattccatagTATGATGAATCGTTTTTTACATGCAAATTTTTTCACTGTTGTTTTACGGAATTATATCGAACAATTTATAAGGTTTTTGAGCTGAATTGTAGCTTACATGAACCGCTGCACGGTAAACTTTGTAGCTGctcacaaaagtaaaatttagtccTCTGCCTTCATAAAATAAGGCAGAGgactaaaatttactttaaaattttagttcgataacaagaataaaaatcacattatttttagcacaaatttattttctaatgattaTTCTGATTACTTTAatgatatctaaaattttatttatttttttgcaggtATTTTGTGAAATTGAAACAGCTATGCTTGAATTTGATGTTCCAAAGAGGAAAGATATTCAACGTGATGTAATGACAGATGATGAACGTAATATTAGTGGTGATCCTCGTAACCTGAGAGATTGGATTATATTATTGACATATACTAATATGCTGGACTATGTTATAACTGTTTTCGATCATTTTGAGCATAATTCATCCTAAGATATTAATACGATATAAtatgtagtaatatatttattgcattaaaactATTTGAAGACTGCAAGCATATAGCTGCTGCTACAGTAAAAAAATACGAATTGTAACACaggcacacatacacatacacacataaacacatacaaatcaaaacaaataaaatgtttataagccAGAATcctatttttaattcagtatttttttatgcatatcttttagttatttatttttaatttattttatttaatagacttaagttttattatttaattagctgGCTGcgtataagtttttataatttataaagaaaacttagAAGTGTACTTCCGTTTATACTCAATTTACTTCGCTTTAGTAAGGTacttagttatatataatttattgtagcattttatgattataaccttaaaattcgatctttttttattttatttatttatttattattattgttaagcttataattatttatataatgtacttTAATGGTGTGtgttttaatgaatgttttacaatttagtgtttatgtatatattgcatatttgttactattttatttataaagtgataTAAAGTGTgtctttgttgaaataaaatttgttcatatgTTATATTAAGAATAGAGTAGACTAAAAGATAGTTTTAGATCATATGTCTTaagcaattataatatttatttatttatttttagaattaagtttgtaaatttaattatattagatattattatttaaatataaaagtgtaaatatttcatttttcatttaaaacatagaTATGTTTTCAACGTAAGCATTCTTGTAAATATACAGTATAATGTACGactgttactttttttaagtacgaAAATTATAATTACGATTACTTTTTAagcagtaaaa
This window encodes:
- the LOC142325296 gene encoding uncharacterized protein LOC142325296 isoform X2, translating into MKTPVSLDLLHNIVKIYFALGFGEVLTLCACLLGCVPAVFSLPTSMSAPVKPDLLKEKPMWINPCTSGGVATQINETDGSDMEHIPPNSVIFNRIVAIAKNARNEFDPLFNSFIQTYFKSEDNVRSLQIKPSYMPWLPLFAKDETKVKEEIAAAISGSDYRTALQNSYEWLQRVAVGLEQLYLDQYNSNAEFHKEFESALQAMKLVFCEIETAMLEFDVPKRKDIQRDVMTDDERNISGDPRNLRDWIILLTYTNMLDYVITVFDHFEHNSS
- the LOC142325296 gene encoding uncharacterized protein LOC142325296 isoform X3 codes for the protein MSAPVKPDLLKEKPMWINPCTSGGVATQINETDGSDMEHIPPNSVIFNRIVAIAKNARNEFDPLFNSFIQTYFKSEDNVRSLQIKPSYMPWLPLFAKDETKVKEEIAAAISGSDYRTALQNSYEWLQRVAVGLEQLYLDQYNSNAEFHKEFESALQAMKLVFCEIETAMLEFDVPKRKDIQRDVMTDDERNISGDPRNLRDWIILLTYTNMLDYVITVFDHFEHNSS